Proteins from a single region of Phycisphaeraceae bacterium D3-23:
- a CDS encoding BatA domain-containing protein, with the protein MMFLAPLLLGGLVFASAPLIIHLLNRRQFKLVEWAPMEYLKLTLRTNRRRLQLEQWILLALRTLLILLLIFAVARPLLNANAGASWLAIGGRTSRVLVIDDSLSMGLHQGGTPAFDRAKEEAAVAIESLGTQDSLTVVTTSRMSDPLQRDTPLTADQAQQLADDVRELEPSETANNWAATLAQVVEMLEGAAHTSKEVRIITDQRAEGWSADASEQARRLAEMGVKVTIVNVGNPSPGNAALIELEQTTGVALANTPVVFTATIRADGDPQWSSRQATLIVDGNENPLELPDLAPNQEIDLPIEWSFKEAGQHTIELRLPDDAMAGDNQRSRVVNVAEAVNVLLVDGDPSLEIRDGELFYFNMTLSVGAVPINTRVMTDAEWLDAPGVGFYDLIVLANVAEIPADRAQQLYDAVEAGTGLMVFMGDQVDPDSYNNNLYANGEGVLPGRVDVGEAIDAEGLIVEPIDGSVLTPLGGLRQSLLAQIVPLKTAPIELDEDDEDVQVLARWNNTDLMPAIVQKKIGRGTVLLWTMTADRGWGDWPTQGSFFIASRESSLAIAGVGEEAGNLTAGEPIRQAVSTNPEPSAAKVQHPGEDTTASASVDRDNARVVYGNTGQAGVYRLTWDKLGSPDQQRYFAVSPDARESDLNRLTESELEQVMSGVDLQIVDLSGEDTGDDRAGREIWRTLAVLLLAMVIIEACFATWVGREH; encoded by the coding sequence ATGATGTTCCTCGCCCCCCTGCTGCTCGGCGGCCTGGTCTTCGCCAGCGCACCGCTCATCATCCACCTGCTCAACCGCCGGCAGTTCAAGCTCGTCGAGTGGGCGCCGATGGAGTACCTCAAGCTCACGCTGCGCACCAACCGGCGTCGGCTCCAGCTCGAACAGTGGATCCTGCTCGCGCTGCGCACGCTCCTCATCCTGCTCTTGATCTTCGCGGTCGCCCGGCCGTTGCTCAACGCGAACGCCGGGGCGTCCTGGCTCGCCATCGGCGGGCGCACCAGCCGGGTGCTCGTCATCGACGACTCGCTGTCGATGGGGCTGCACCAGGGCGGCACACCCGCCTTTGACCGCGCCAAGGAAGAGGCCGCCGTCGCGATCGAGTCGCTTGGCACACAGGACTCGCTCACGGTCGTGACGACCTCGCGCATGAGTGACCCGCTGCAGCGCGACACCCCGCTCACCGCCGACCAGGCCCAGCAGCTCGCCGACGACGTGCGTGAGCTCGAGCCCAGCGAAACCGCGAACAACTGGGCCGCGACCTTAGCGCAGGTCGTCGAGATGCTCGAAGGCGCGGCGCACACCAGCAAAGAGGTCCGCATCATCACCGACCAGCGGGCCGAGGGATGGTCCGCGGATGCCAGCGAGCAGGCCCGCCGGCTCGCGGAGATGGGCGTCAAGGTCACGATCGTCAACGTCGGCAACCCCTCGCCCGGCAACGCGGCGCTCATCGAGCTCGAACAGACCACCGGCGTCGCGCTGGCCAACACCCCCGTCGTCTTCACCGCCACGATCCGCGCGGACGGCGACCCGCAGTGGTCCTCCCGACAGGCGACGCTCATCGTCGATGGCAACGAGAACCCGCTCGAACTGCCAGACCTTGCGCCCAACCAGGAGATCGACCTGCCCATCGAGTGGTCGTTCAAGGAGGCCGGCCAGCACACGATCGAGCTGCGCCTGCCCGACGACGCGATGGCGGGGGACAACCAGCGCTCCCGCGTGGTCAATGTCGCCGAGGCGGTCAACGTGCTGCTCGTCGATGGCGACCCGTCGCTGGAGATCCGTGACGGCGAGCTGTTCTACTTCAACATGACACTCAGCGTCGGGGCCGTGCCCATCAACACGCGGGTGATGACCGACGCCGAGTGGCTCGACGCCCCGGGCGTCGGGTTCTACGACCTGATCGTCCTGGCCAACGTGGCCGAGATCCCGGCCGACCGTGCGCAACAGCTCTACGACGCGGTCGAGGCGGGCACCGGGCTGATGGTCTTCATGGGCGACCAGGTCGACCCCGATTCGTACAACAACAACCTCTACGCCAACGGCGAGGGCGTCCTGCCCGGGCGCGTCGATGTGGGTGAGGCGATCGACGCCGAGGGGCTCATCGTCGAGCCGATCGACGGCTCGGTCCTCACCCCGCTGGGCGGGCTTCGCCAGAGCCTGCTCGCGCAGATCGTCCCGCTCAAGACCGCACCAATCGAGCTCGACGAAGACGACGAGGATGTGCAGGTGCTCGCGCGCTGGAACAACACGGACCTGATGCCCGCGATCGTGCAGAAGAAGATCGGCCGGGGCACCGTGCTGCTGTGGACGATGACCGCCGACCGCGGCTGGGGCGACTGGCCCACGCAGGGCTCGTTCTTCATCGCGTCACGCGAGTCGTCGCTCGCGATCGCCGGCGTCGGCGAGGAGGCCGGCAACCTGACCGCCGGCGAGCCCATCCGCCAGGCCGTCTCCACCAACCCCGAGCCCAGCGCCGCCAAGGTCCAGCACCCCGGCGAAGACACCACCGCCTCCGCGAGCGTCGACCGCGACAACGCCCGCGTCGTCTACGGCAACACCGGCCAGGCCGGCGTCTACCGGCTCACCTGGGACAAGCTCGGCAGCCCCGACCAGCAGCGCTACTTCGCCGTCAGCCCAGACGCCCGCGAAAGCGACCTCAACCGGCTGACCGAGTCCGAACTCGAACAAGTGATGAGCGGTGTCGACCTGCAGATCGTCGACCTCAGCGGCGAAGACACCGGCGACGACCGCGCAGGCCGAGAGATCTGGCGCACCCTCGCCGTCCTGCTCTTGGCAATGGTCATCATCGAGGCCTGCTTCGCGACCTGGGTCGGCCGGGAACACTGA
- a CDS encoding NPCBM/NEW2 domain-containing protein: MQMHHDESPRTFTRLRGRRWLSALLAFTLALALTPGASADIAQTIDAGDLSGGVSVTPDGDLTITPEEGEPQTIGLADVHRIVLGDNLVIRSGDVLLLDASLAENPTASATIRLRAGLHHIVLPYWQGTGNRQFELTLSGPGMPGGEVPSTHFYCFRDADAVPEPSLGFDEQGFRLPELPDSALEDSDELRRRIRYTYLVGDEAGRWEDMSAFANMEHKRGGVAGGITYRMAGQSEYFGLMFTGFLRIEQDGEYTFTLSADDGARLYFGQQDQFSAALPPSVDAPEWSAVLATSDATRLTGKLDELTDENVTFTVPVNEERSLTVTLRLEQLAELWAVDADPTQVDRSDESETDDTAYVRDRNNPGNVLTVPGTLVGLDAEKLHFDYRGQVRHINRDRVIGLVLNSADRPRPDAPGFHQTLHLKTGQVFPGTLVSLDAQRIAFALDGAADGAEPITLPRADVFMIRNELGRVLDMTAIAPTAVEEVPFFNHVIPYRTNTAFDGQTIRLYDGNEYARGFAVHSRNRLHYRLDGAYTRFTAGVGLLKPDGRLGNVTARVIGDGKVLWEQANIDADAGKVEVDADLTGIERLILEVDFGEGQNVGDRAAWVDPQLIRDAVQ, from the coding sequence ATGCAGATGCATCACGACGAATCGCCCCGGACCTTTACCCGGCTCCGTGGTCGGCGGTGGCTGAGCGCCTTGCTCGCGTTCACCCTGGCCCTCGCCCTCACGCCTGGCGCCTCAGCCGACATCGCACAGACGATCGACGCGGGCGACCTCAGCGGCGGCGTCAGCGTCACGCCCGACGGCGACCTCACCATCACCCCCGAAGAGGGTGAGCCCCAGACGATCGGGCTCGCCGACGTCCACCGCATCGTGCTGGGCGACAACCTCGTCATCCGCTCGGGCGATGTGCTGCTGCTCGACGCCAGCCTCGCCGAAAACCCCACCGCCTCGGCGACGATCAGGCTCCGTGCCGGGCTCCACCACATCGTCCTGCCCTACTGGCAAGGCACGGGCAACCGGCAGTTCGAGCTGACCCTCTCGGGCCCGGGGATGCCCGGCGGCGAGGTGCCCTCGACCCACTTCTACTGCTTCCGCGATGCCGACGCCGTGCCCGAGCCCTCCCTCGGCTTCGACGAGCAGGGCTTCCGCCTGCCCGAGCTCCCCGACAGCGCGCTCGAAGACAGCGACGAACTGCGCCGACGCATCCGCTACACCTACCTCGTCGGCGATGAGGCCGGCCGATGGGAAGATATGAGCGCCTTTGCCAACATGGAGCACAAACGCGGCGGCGTCGCCGGCGGCATCACCTACCGCATGGCCGGGCAGTCCGAGTACTTCGGGCTCATGTTCACCGGCTTCCTCCGCATCGAGCAGGACGGCGAATACACCTTCACCCTCAGCGCCGACGACGGTGCTCGGCTGTACTTCGGCCAGCAGGACCAGTTCAGCGCCGCGCTCCCGCCCAGCGTCGACGCCCCCGAGTGGTCTGCCGTCCTCGCCACCTCCGACGCCACACGCCTCACCGGCAAGCTCGACGAGCTCACCGACGAGAACGTCACTTTCACCGTCCCCGTCAATGAGGAACGAAGCCTCACCGTCACGCTCCGGCTCGAACAACTCGCCGAGCTCTGGGCCGTCGACGCCGACCCGACCCAGGTCGACCGAAGCGACGAATCCGAGACCGACGACACCGCCTACGTCCGCGACCGAAACAACCCGGGCAACGTGCTCACCGTCCCGGGCACACTCGTCGGGCTCGACGCCGAGAAGCTCCACTTCGACTACCGCGGCCAGGTCCGACACATCAACCGCGACCGCGTCATCGGCCTGGTCCTCAACAGCGCCGACCGGCCACGCCCCGATGCGCCCGGCTTCCACCAGACCCTCCACCTCAAGACCGGCCAGGTCTTCCCCGGCACGCTCGTCTCGCTCGACGCCCAGCGCATCGCCTTCGCCCTCGACGGCGCGGCCGACGGAGCCGAGCCCATCACCCTGCCGCGCGCCGACGTGTTCATGATCCGAAACGAGCTGGGCCGGGTCCTCGACATGACCGCGATCGCCCCCACCGCCGTCGAGGAAGTCCCCTTCTTCAACCACGTCATCCCCTACCGCACGAACACCGCGTTCGACGGCCAGACGATCCGGCTGTACGACGGCAACGAGTACGCACGCGGCTTCGCCGTCCACTCCCGAAACCGCCTGCACTACCGGCTCGACGGTGCGTACACCCGCTTCACCGCCGGCGTCGGCCTGCTCAAGCCCGACGGCCGGCTGGGCAACGTCACCGCCCGCGTCATCGGCGACGGCAAAGTCCTCTGGGAACAGGCCAACATCGACGCCGACGCGGGCAAGGTCGAGGTCGACGCCGACCTCACCGGCATCGAACGACTGATCCTCGAGGTCGACTTCGGCGAAGGGCAGAACGTCGGCGACCGCGCCGCATGGGTCGACCCGCAACTCATCCGGGACGCGGTGCAATGA
- a CDS encoding N-acetylneuraminate synthase family protein yields MQSPAATPMKTAKPLAFGQATRDAPPRVCVVAEIGVNHDGDADRAARLIDAAAQAGADAVKFQYFHPDRLLSNQAELAGYQRGKAASQHALLAKLALPIEALASLGESAQAVGLGFIVTPFSPADVRDLAGLNLSAVKTASPDAVNTPLLEAVFALGLPVLVSTGTCTLGELETAAQMLAEHPAGGVFLQCVSSYPTPPGQAGLNGMAALSQRYALPVGYSDHTPALHTGAVAAGAGAVVLEKHLTHDRDARGPDHAASLDTDGLAQYVANVRDAERMLGPVIKTVDPLEADVRRVSRQSICAVRTLAAGHVLTSGDVTVKRPGTGIAASTLREVLGRPLARPVAANDLLMPGDLG; encoded by the coding sequence ATGCAAAGCCCTGCCGCGACACCGATGAAGACGGCCAAGCCGCTGGCGTTTGGGCAGGCGACCCGCGACGCGCCGCCGCGCGTGTGCGTGGTCGCGGAGATCGGCGTGAACCACGATGGCGATGCGGATCGGGCGGCCCGGCTCATCGACGCTGCGGCACAGGCCGGGGCCGACGCGGTGAAGTTCCAGTACTTCCACCCCGACCGGCTGCTCTCGAACCAGGCCGAGCTCGCGGGCTACCAGCGCGGCAAAGCGGCGAGCCAGCACGCCCTGCTCGCCAAGCTCGCGCTGCCGATCGAGGCGCTCGCCTCGCTGGGTGAATCGGCGCAGGCGGTGGGGCTCGGCTTCATCGTCACGCCGTTCAGCCCGGCAGACGTGCGCGACCTCGCGGGTCTCAACTTGAGCGCCGTCAAAACCGCATCGCCCGACGCGGTGAACACGCCGCTGCTCGAAGCGGTGTTTGCGCTCGGGCTGCCGGTGCTGGTCTCGACGGGGACGTGTACGCTCGGCGAACTCGAAACGGCGGCGCAGATGCTCGCCGAGCACCCTGCGGGCGGGGTGTTCTTGCAGTGCGTGTCGAGCTACCCGACGCCGCCCGGGCAGGCCGGGCTCAACGGCATGGCCGCGCTGTCGCAGCGCTACGCACTGCCCGTCGGCTACTCCGACCACACGCCCGCGCTGCACACCGGCGCGGTCGCCGCCGGGGCGGGCGCGGTCGTGCTCGAAAAACACCTGACCCACGACCGTGATGCTCGAGGCCCCGACCATGCCGCGAGTCTCGACACCGACGGCCTCGCGCAGTACGTCGCAAACGTGCGCGATGCGGAACGCATGCTCGGCCCGGTCATCAAAACAGTTGACCCACTCGAAGCGGACGTCCGCCGGGTCTCACGCCAAAGCATCTGCGCCGTCCGTACACTTGCCGCGGGGCATGTGCTGACCTCCGGGGATGTGACGGTCAAACGCCCGGGCACGGGGATCGCGGCGAGCACGCTGCGGGAAGTGTTGGGGCGTCCACTCGCCCGGCCCGTCGCGGCAAACGACCTGCTGATGCCCGGCGACCTGGGCTGA